A stretch of DNA from Streptomyces venezuelae:
GGGGCGCGGGGTCGCGGCCGGGACCGGTGCCGGAGCCGGGGCCGGGATCGGAGCCGGGGCCGCGGCAGCGGTGATGCGGGTGGCGGCGGTCAGGGCGCGGGTGAGGGCGTCCGCGAGGGAGGTGTCGGTGGCCGCGAGGTCGGCGCCGCGGAGCCAGATCGTGGGCGACGGGAGCGGGCCGAGGGCGCGGCGGGCGGCGAGGGCGGCGAGTTCGGTGGTGCGGCCGGTGCCGGGGTCGCCGATCAGGGCGAGCACGAGTGCGGGGCTCTCGGTGAACGCGGCCAGCACCTCGGCCGCCTCCCGGCGCTCGACCGCCCCGGCCGCCTCCGCGAGGGCGGTGCCCAGGGTGGTGCCGGTCAGCTGGAGGGCTCCCGCCAGGTTCAGGTCCGCGCCGTAGCCCGGCACGGTCGCCGCGTTCCGGGCCAGCAGGGCGGCGAGCGGGCCGCCCGGGTCGGCCGCGGCTGCCGCGCGCAAGGGCACTGCAAACCCTCCGGAGCGGTGCTCCGTGTGCAGAGCGGTGCCCAGGACGGCGAGCACCGCGCCGGTGGCCGCGTCCAGCACCGGCCCCCCGCAGGTCTCCCCGCCCAGTCGCAGGGCGTCCATCCCGTCCGTCCCGATGGCCAGCTCCAGCGCACCGCCGATCCGGTGCGAGCGGTCGGTCGCCGTATAGGTCACCTCCGCCTCGCCCAGCACCCTGGCCTGCCGCCAGCCCCGCGCGCTGAGCCGTACGTACGCCCCGGCCGGCACCCGCTCCACCGCCGCCACCGGCAGCGGGCGCACCCCGAGCCCCTCCGTCCGGACCAGCGCCAGCCCCGCCGAGGCCAGCAGTGTCACCGCCGCCGCGTCGGCCGGGCAGCTGCGCTCCCCCGCGCCGTGCAGCACCACCGGGCCCAGGCCGGCCACCGCCTCATGGCTGGTGATCACCGTCCCCCGGTCGTCGGCCACGAAGCCGCTGCCCCGCGGACGCCCGGCGAAATCGCAGATCCTGACGAGCTCCCCCGTGACCTCCATGACACGACCGTAGGTCGACGAAGATCAGCCGGAAAAGCAGGTGAGCGGAACGCGCCCCCTTAGGCTCCCTCCATTCACTCCGAGCGCCTGCTCGGACGGGTGAATAACAGGGTCCGGATGGATAGAGACCTACCCGAGGGGGGTCGTGGAGCGGTGAGCAGCAGTCCGACGGCGTCGGGCCCGATGCGCTCACCGCTCCACGTCAACACAGGCACTGTCAGTGCCACCGCCTAGCCTGCACTCATGATCGAGACGACCGGCGAGGACCGCCGCTTCCCACCCGCCCTGGCCGAGGTGGCCACCGTGGAGTTCGTGTACGGGGACAGCGCCGAGGTTGAGGGCGAGGGCGTGGACTTCATGCCGTACGCCGAGTTCGAACCCGCCGAGGAGACCACGCAGTGGGTGCGTGCGTGGACCGCGAACCACGAGCTGGACGGCGGCGCCGGCCAGGACGGCTCCGGCGGGCTCGCCGCCCTGTGGATGGCCCGGCCGGGCCGGCCGCTCGCCGAGCAGCCGGTGGTGTTCATGGGGTCGGAGGGCGAGTCGGGCCTGGTGGCCGCGAACCTGTCCGACCTGCTGTGGGTGCTGGCCGATGGCTTCGGGCCGCGGGAGGCGGCCCTCCATCCGGACCGCGAGCCGCTTCCCGATCCGGTCCTCGCCGAGATCGCCGCCCGGCATGCGGTCACTCCGCGCCGGGCCGCGCGGGAGATCGTGCTGACGGCGCGCGCCGAGTTCCCCTCCTTCGAGGAGGACCTCGACGAGCTCTGCCGCTGAAGCGCGGCTGCGGCCGGCCCGGTAGTGCCGGGCCGGCCGCAGCAGCAGAAGAAGGGCTCGGAGCTAGACGAAGACCGCCAGGGACTTCGACTTGCCGCCCTTGGGCTCCACCAGGCCCAGCAGCCGGCCTTCGGGGCCGAACACGGCGACCGGCTTCCCCGCCTCGTACTCGTCCGGCATCTCCAGCCGCACCCCGTTGCCCAGCAGCGAGGCACGGCGCGCGTCCAGGTCCCAGCGGGGGAACGCGGCGGCTGCCGCCTCGGCGATCGGCATCACCGTCAGCTCTTCCTGGAGCTGGTCCAGGGTGCGGGCCCGGTCGAGCTTGTACGGGCCCACCCGGGTGCGCCGCAGCGCGGTCAGGTGGCCGCCGACGCCCAGGTCGGCGCCGAGGTCGCGGGCCAGCGCCCGGATGTAGGTACCGCTGGAGCAGACCACCGAGACGACCAGGTCGATCACCGGGGTGCCGTCCTCGGCGGTCGCCTCGCGCATGTCGTACACCTGGAAGGACGAGATGGTGACCGGGCGGGCCGGGATCTCGAACTCCTCGCCCTCGCGGGCGCGCTTGTAGGACCGGACACCGTTGATCTTGATGGCGCTGACCTTGGACGGGACCTGCATGATCTCGCCGGTCAGCTTGCGGATGCCCGCGTCCACCGCGTCACGGGTGACCCCGGAGGCGTCCGTGGCGGAGCTGATCTCGCCCTCGGCGTCGTCGGTCAGCGTGTTCTGGCCGAGCCGGATCGTGCCGAGGTACTCCTTCTCGGTCAGCGCGAGGTGGCCGAGCAGCTTGGTCGCCTTCTCGACGCCGAGAACGAGTACGCCCGTGGCCATCGGGTCGAGGGTGCCGGCGTGGCCGACCCGGCGGGTCTTGGCGATCCCGCGCATCTTGGCGACCACGTCGTGCGAAGTGAAGCCGGACGGCTTGTCGACGATGACAAGGCCGTCCGGCGTCGGGGTTGCGTGCTTGCTCATTCGGCTGCGTCGTCCTCGCCGGGCTTCTTGTACGGGTCGGCTTCGCCGGCGTACGCGGCACCCGAGGAGGCCTGCCGCACCTGGGCGTCGGAGGCGCGCGCCTGGTCGAGGAGGTCCTCGATGGTCTTCGCGGTCTCCGGCAGGGCGTCCGCCACGAAGGT
This window harbors:
- a CDS encoding SMI1/KNR4 family protein, whose translation is MIETTGEDRRFPPALAEVATVEFVYGDSAEVEGEGVDFMPYAEFEPAEETTQWVRAWTANHELDGGAGQDGSGGLAALWMARPGRPLAEQPVVFMGSEGESGLVAANLSDLLWVLADGFGPREAALHPDREPLPDPVLAEIAARHAVTPRRAAREIVLTARAEFPSFEEDLDELCR
- the truB gene encoding tRNA pseudouridine(55) synthase TruB, whose product is MSKHATPTPDGLVIVDKPSGFTSHDVVAKMRGIAKTRRVGHAGTLDPMATGVLVLGVEKATKLLGHLALTEKEYLGTIRLGQNTLTDDAEGEISSATDASGVTRDAVDAGIRKLTGEIMQVPSKVSAIKINGVRSYKRAREGEEFEIPARPVTISSFQVYDMREATAEDGTPVIDLVVSVVCSSGTYIRALARDLGADLGVGGHLTALRRTRVGPYKLDRARTLDQLQEELTVMPIAEAAAAAFPRWDLDARRASLLGNGVRLEMPDEYEAGKPVAVFGPEGRLLGLVEPKGGKSKSLAVFV